In the genome of Candoia aspera isolate rCanAsp1 chromosome 4, rCanAsp1.hap2, whole genome shotgun sequence, the window tatatttctttctttctatctatctttctatcatcaatctttcaaatttatatggctgtctaaCTCACAAAAAAGTGATTCTCGGTGGTGTACAAGATTATAAAACAGTAAAcatataaaaaaaacaattattatctaaaaaaaataaaaatcacaaggcTAATAGAGCAGCAGAACTTAACAGCTGACATTAATAATGGAGGCACGTCAACTTCTCACCCGTCTCCTGGGGCCCAGTGGTTGATTGTTACCACTACTACCAGATCTGAtgagatttatatttaaaaacagtAGCTTATGAAATGCAAAGCAGCATAAGACTTTATCATTAGTTGGTTCCTAAAAGTATTTAAGAAATTCATTGAAGTTATGTACCCTGTGTTTACCATTCATGATAGCCAAATAGTACCTTCAGCTTTAGAAGCAGTGGTACTTAGTTCCATATGTAGTTTTGGGAAGGATGACTGAGAGTTATTGGCTTGAAACCCTGAGTATGATTATGAGTTTTTAGCTtaacgccttaaccactacatcaaaccaGTTGTCACATAGTAATATGCATTtcactgcattatttttaaagttgTATTAAGAACTGCAATTATCTGACTATTGTCTTTTCAACAGACTTTCAGCTTTACTTGCAAAGATCAGATGTGGAGCTCAAAAGCTGTATAGCTTTGGGAAGGCAAATcatctctgaaatcttgccaggaaaactgcagggactggtccaggcagtctccaggagtcaacactgacttgaagaagataaataaataaatataaataaataactatgaaCATTATACTACCCTAAATTCCagtgcaaaacatttcagaaaaaccTCTTTACATACAGAAGCTTTATTTCAGCACAgggatgtatatgtgtatatgtgtgtgtatatgtgtgtgtgtatgtatgtttgtgtatatatgtatacatatacatacatgtatgtatgtatgtatatcattcatatatatatatatatatatatatatatataaatgaaaaactTTATATTTCTGTTATGGTGATAGTTGGGACCCTTACTGAACCTGATTCAGATGCTCATTGTAAAACTCAGCTGAAGCAGCTTCCCTATTCCATTCTACTGGAGGTGTTACATATGGTGGGACATCatgtaaaatgaaatgaaataaataatttcttatttttaaatttgctttatttttcaccATTAATTAGATTATATGTGGCTCTCTAGAAAACAAGGTGATATTATCTTGGGTAGAGAAATCCCTAAAGATCTCTTTGATATGCATGtctgtataaataataaatactaccTTGGAAACCACACATCCTTCTAGAAGGAAAGCACCATCTACTAACAATTTTATACTTTGAAATAGATATAGCTTAAATACATTGATAATGCTCATCAGTTATTATGTTTCCTATAGAATGCTTTGATCTGAATGACCATATTGTTAAGTTAGGTTAAATTTATATACTCTTGCAAATGTAATGAGGGTTACTGTATTTGCATCACAGGTCATTTAACCTTCTGtttttaatagaaatgttcagaaaaatgggaaatcaGCAGCCTCAACTATCTTAAGTCTAGAATCTTTATTATTCAGGCCTTGTCCTGCTCTGAATCATTATGCTGAGTGAACCTGTTGAAGAATTTTGTCCTTCATACCAGAAAACTGGGGGACGAATGGCAAATGAATTCATAGCTCTTCCTGCAGTAACATTGCTTCTGTGTCTTTGGTAAGATTATAAGGAATTTGTGTTTTACATGACTTATACTGAATTTATCTCCTTCTAAGTTCTAGAGAATTTATGGAATAAGGGACTCCAAATTTTCTACAAAGTATAGTTGAATTTTTACTtattcagaacatttttttaataaatgtattagaaactGACTGTTAACTAAAGTTAATGATATTTTCTCAAAGGTTTACAGATATTTTATGGATGTTTAAGGTTTTAATGATCTGCAAGTCTCTACTGAAAACCACATTGTATAATGGTGTGTTCAATtagcataaattaaaaaaaaatcttcttttttGATATACTGCATTAAGTTCCCTAATATCCACAGTCTATTTAAGGGCAAAACAACCAATTATTTCATGAAAGCAGAGCCAGTTCCTGAGCCATTGATctaaaaaaggagaggaagagaggtTTTTCTAAATCtgattttcatgttttattcTCATAACAAAAGTGCTTTGTTCTCTTTTTGTGTTCAGTACTTCCCCTAGTAATTTTGTATTTATAAGAGCAACTACTAAGTCCATAAAAATAAGAGATTGTACCTAAACAGTCTTATGCATTAAATCTACACTGGTTCTGCTCATCTCCTTTGAAAATAAGATTACACTGAAACCACAATTCTgtcatattttatgttttatgctgttttttaaTTCCATGTGTATAATACTTAAACTTACCAAAAAGGATGTTCTTATTCCCTATAGGAATAAGTCTTGTTCTCACTGAGACATGGAGGAACAAAATCAAACTGCCCTGACCGAGTTCATCATACTTGGCTTTAGAAATCTGCAGGAGATCCACCTTTTGCTCTTCAGTGGGTTCTTCACCATTTATCTCTTCACTGTGGTGTGGAATGCCTTCATTGTTTTAATGATGCTGGTGGACCAGAAGCTCCAAAcccccatgtatttcttcctcGGGAACCTCTCCTTTCTGGACATTTGCTATACTAGCACCACTATCCCCCAGATGCTGGCTCATTTACTCtcagaaaaaaacagcatttccTTTTTGGGCTGTGCATTTCaggcatatttctttttttcttttgtgggcATTGAGTGCCTCCTTCTTGCAGTTATGGCCTTTGACcgctatgttgccatttgcaatcctctACGCTACACACTGATTATTAGCAAAACATTTTGTCTGCAACTGGCCACGGCCTGCTGGGCTGGTGGCTTACTTAACTCAGTGGTACATACCACTTTTGCCTTCCAGTTACCATTTTGTGGCAACAACCACCTGGATGCCTTCTATTGTGATATTGCTCCACTGCTGAGATCATCATGTGGAGACACTTCTCTCAACCAAGTTCTCTTGCTCTCCATTGGCCTTTTCATAGCCTGGACCCCTTTAGCATGCATCCTTCTGTCATATGGTTATATCATTTCAACTATCTTAAGGATGCACTCTTCAGAAGGGAGACAAAAAGCTTTTTCCACCTGTTCCTCCCATCTCACAGTGGTCCTTTTGTACTATGGAAGTTCAATTTTCACTTATTCGAGTTCAAACACTAGTTATTCTTCAAATCAGGCTAAGCTTATTCCAGTAATATATAGTGTTTTAACCCCACTTTTAAATCCTATCATATATACCTTGCGCAATAAAGATGTCAAGGATGCGTGGAGAAGCACAATTAAAGAAGTTAAGTTGTAAAATTATATAgcagatgatgatagatagaaagatagatagatagatagatagatagatttttttgtcAAATCATTGTGATTTATGTTTTgcaattttcagtatttttttttccataacgTTTATTATATCTTGCTTATTATTTTATTCCAAAGTATAACTTGTTTATTGTAAAAGTTGTATATCTGGAAGAATGACACATCTGTTGATGAATATATAAGAGAAGCAATTCTTGAGTCTAGTCA includes:
- the LOC134496548 gene encoding olfactory receptor 5V1-like, which translates into the protein MEEQNQTALTEFIILGFRNLQEIHLLLFSGFFTIYLFTVVWNAFIVLMMLVDQKLQTPMYFFLGNLSFLDICYTSTTIPQMLAHLLSEKNSISFLGCAFQAYFFFSFVGIECLLLAVMAFDRYVAICNPLRYTLIISKTFCLQLATACWAGGLLNSVVHTTFAFQLPFCGNNHLDAFYCDIAPLLRSSCGDTSLNQVLLLSIGLFIAWTPLACILLSYGYIISTILRMHSSEGRQKAFSTCSSHLTVVLLYYGSSIFTYSSSNTSYSSNQAKLIPVIYSVLTPLLNPIIYTLRNKDVKDAWRSTIKEVKL